The Glycine soja cultivar W05 chromosome 15, ASM419377v2, whole genome shotgun sequence region AGAAGCTGATCTTCTCGACGGAGATCACGCAGCACTCCTGCCAGCTGAGCTCACCGAGATCCGCAACCACATCCTCCAGCACCACCGCCGCGAACGCCGATACGCTCTCGCTCACCGTTGACCGCGGCAGATCCACCAGTTCCAGCGACTCCACCGCTTGCACCAGCACTTTCTGCGCACTAAATCGACTTAGGTTTTTGCAATTTCTCGAAACGGAAAACCTATTCGAGAACATTCTCTTGTTCTTCGAAGATTCGCCGAGCGAAAAACACAGATCCTAGACTATTACCGCAATctatatcttctaattttacttaattagcgttgaataaaaagaaaaaaaactaagcgAAAAACAGTGAGAATAGGCGTGAGTGAGAACAAAACCTTAGGAGCGTGGTGGATTTTCTTGAAGCCGTGAATGCGGATGACCTGTGGTAGAAGGAAGAAGGGAAACGAATCGCAAGTGTTAGAGAGAACAATCGGAATTTTTTTAAGAACGAGAACTGAAAATCGTATAGAACGAATCGAATTAAGGAACCTGATTGAGTTGATTTATGGTGAGGTGAAGCGTTTGGCGAGAGTGAACGAGGTGAAGGTAGTCCTCGAGGCACAGCTTTTCGTTCTTTGAAGCGCGTTTCTTCGTGGTGCTTGCTTGCGATTGCGGAATCGCTAGTGATAATTCTTCCGCCATGGTAAGTCAAAACGGAAAGAGCGAGAGAGAAACCGGAATTGCCACCTTTTATACTGTCATTAGGCGCACGTTAGTTCAGTAGTTCGTTAAGGGATCACTCAGCACTACTACGTGCACTtgttaatcatattaaaatttaaatattaattaaacgaATACGAGTACATAAAGTATGCACCTCCACAAAATCATTAGAAGTTAAGCTGTTCACTTTATAAAACGGAAATCAAACTGGTGATACGTGTGTATCTTAAAGTTATAACTCATAAGACTCATAACCATGactaatttttagtttcataatAAGTGATAGGTACAGTGATTCATGTGAGGATACACTGTTATACACAAGTGATAGTGGAAAATGAGACTTAGAAGATTGTAAAACTGTATATAGTTTAGGAATAGTGGTGtccaaatttgataattatgcAGTAGGGTAAGATGCAATCATAGCTATGTCACAGAGTCCTTCCTCAGATTTTACAGCTGCTTTACTTCCTGTTCTAAACAACCTAACGTTATTTTTATGAGACTTGAGGTTGCGTGCATTGTGCTCTAATTCCGTTCCTGTTTTGTGTTCTTGGGTTGGTTGGCCAAGGGGAATCTCTCTGGTTTTTATCACACCtctgtctcttttttttttaacctctCTCCTTAAAAAGAGGAAAGACATAgatagagagagatagagagagaaagagagcaGGAGAACCCACTAAGCGTGCAAATAAAAGACTTAAAGCAAAGCTAAGATTACAATCCCATGCTATTATAGCTCCCTCCACCTTTGCTTTGCTTTTCgggtgtgtttttattttttattttctcttcctttctctcttGGTGGGGTTTCCATTGAGCTGTGATAATACTTGTGTGTTCCTCCTTCTGCTACCTCAGTCTATCCAACGTTTTGCAGTGGCCAAAACCTTAAAAcccttttatttttaaggtttCCTCTGTAGGTCCTTCTTGCTGTTCGCTCAGACTCTCGCACTTGTTGCAAGGAAGCCCTTGTTTCTCACAACTACAAGATGTGGTATTTATCGGATTTAAGCTGCGGTTAGACTTGTAAGATTCCCACTTCTCTAACACCATGCCTATATCATTTAATGTC contains the following coding sequences:
- the LOC114387428 gene encoding uncharacterized protein LOC114387428, which encodes MAEELSLAIPQSQASTTKKRASKNEKLCLEDYLHLVHSRQTLHLTINQLNQVIRIHGFKKIHHAPKKVLVQAVESLELVDLPRSTVSESVSAFAAVVLEDVVADLGELSWQECCVISVEKISFSDGQSVFPAACSDQSLRVVNHSLSQAQKENRIDETRNLIPEAFRKDLKPTKMVPKRKRSNVRDYVASTLDSASLASC